In Helicobacter colisuis, the DNA window AATCGCAAGATTGGGCAAGTATGCTTTATCGAATGTATTTAAGATGGGCGGAGAGACGCGGATTTAAAGTGGAGCTTTTGGATTATCAAGAAGGCGATGAAGCAGGAATAAAAGATGCAAGTTTTATTATTAAAGGTGAAAATGCTTATGGTTACACTAAAGTTGAAAATGGGATTCATCGACTTGTTCGAATCTCACCCTTTGATTCCAATGCCAAACGCCACACAAGCTTCGCCTCTGTGCAAGTAACGCCTGAAATTGATGATAATATTTCCATTGAAATCGAAGAAAAAGATTTGCGAATTGATACTTATAGAGCAAGTGGAGCGGGCGGACAACATATCAACAAAACCGAATCTGCTATTCGTATTACCCATATTCCAACAGGAATTGTCGTGCAATGCCAAAATGATAGAAGTCAGCACAAAAATAAAGCCACCGCCCTAAAAATGCTAAAATCTAAGCTCTATGAACTAGAGCAGCAAAAGCGCAATGAGCAAATTGCCAATGATGATAAAAGTGAGATTGGTTGGGGACACCAAATCCGATCTTATGTTTTAGCGCCCTACCAACAAGTCAAAGATTTACGCTCTAATATCGCTTATAGCAATGTTGAAGCCATCTTAGATGGGGATATTGATTCTATCTTAGAGGGTGTGCTTATCCACATTAACTCCAAATCTAGAGATTAAATTTTTAAATTTAATCTCCCAAGCCCTATTAATTAAATTGCCCTGCAATTAAATCGCACCAATTTTCTATTCTTGTGTCTGTTAAATCTTCTTGATTATTTTCATCTAAAATCAATCCCACAAATTCACCTTCAATTACTGAATTTGATTCTTGATATTCATAGCCCTCTATACTAGTTTTACCAATTATCTTTGCATTTTTGGAAACTCGATTGTAAATCTCAAAAACCCCATCACAAAAAGTATCACCATAAGTGTCTTGATCACCAAGTCCAACAAATGCAACAACTTTACCTTCAAAATCCAAAGGACTTAAAGTAGTTAAAAACTCTTCCCAATCGTTTTGAAGCTCACCACTTCCGTAAGTTGGTGTAGCTAAAATTAGATTTGAAAATCCTTTTAAATCTTCCCTAGAAGCTTTAGCCACATCAAAAATTTCTACTTCTTTAGAATGTTTTTCTCGTAAATTTACAGCAATTTTTTCTGCGATTCTTTGAGTATTCCCACCATCGCTTCCATAAAATAATCCAATTTTACTCATAATTTCCTCCAAATTTATTAATTTAAGAACTGCGAGTTTAGAGCAGATCACCTTAAAAAATGATTATAATAATACTTATTATTAATAAAATTTAATTTTGCTTCGAATATCTTGTAACTTCTTATGACTTTGTATATAATTCAAAAAATTCTTTAGCAAGGGATATTCCATAGATACTTTATTTGTAATTGTTTGTGTTTTTGCAATGGCAGTCATTTCAGGCATTATTTTAAACAAACTCAAAATACCCACTATTATTGGATATATTGTTACTGGGGTTTTGACTGCTTATATTTTTGACTTTAGGGTTGAAGATTCAAATGATTTAAGCGAAATAGCTGAAATGGGAATTGTCTTTTTGATGTTTATGATTGGACTTGATTTTAGCTTCAAAAAAATGTCTTCTATTAAGCAAGAAGTTTTTTTATTTGGCGGTTTGCAAATTGGACTTTCTATCCTAGTTTTCTTTTTTATTTGCTATTCTCTTTTTGGATTTAACTTTGATACTTCTATTATTGTTGCTAGTGCAATTAGCCTTTCTTCAACCGCAATTGTTCTCAAATATCTTAATGAAGTTAATCAAACCAAAACTTCTTATGGAATTGCATCAGTTGGGATTTTAATCTTTCAAGATTTGGCTGTAATTCCTATCCTTTTGATGATTAAGCTCCTAAGTAGCAAAGATCTAGCTATGAGTGATCTTTTGCTAACTACAGGCATTTCTGCTTTTATTGTTGTGCTTTTACTTTTATTGCCAGGTAGATTCTTGGCTAAAATCATTTTACGCTCTTCAGCTAAAATGAAAACTGATGAAATTTTTGTAGGAACAGTGTTTTTGATTGTTTTAGGCTCTGCTTTTTTAAGTCAATCTTTTGGTTTTTCAATGACACTTGGAGCGTTTTTGTCTGGTATGATTATTTCAAGCACTTCCTATAAATACCAAGTTGCTTCAGTTTTGGTTTATTTCCGCGATCTCTTACTTGGAATCTTTTTTATCACTATAGGAATGCAGGTTGATATTATATTTTTGGCAAAATATTTCATTATTATTATTCTCCTTGTTTTCCTTACACTTTTAGCAAAAACTCTCATTATGTTTGCTTTTTTGAGTTTCTTTAGGGGGACTAAGATCGCAATGAAAATCGCCCTCTCTCTTTCTCAAATTGGAGAATTTTCTTTTGCAATTTTCCTCCTTGCAAGCCAACATGAGATTCTAAACTTACAACTAGATGGTGGAATCTTAAAGCATATTTTTGGAACAGAATTTTTTGCTTCCATTACCCCAGTTGAAATCCATCAATTCCTTACGCTAATGGTTATTTTCTCAATGATTGCCACCCCTTTTATTCTTGATAATCTTGATAAATGCACCGCTTTTGCCCTAAAAGCCATCAAGATTCCACAAAAAAATCCAACCACTTACATGCAAGAACAACAAGAAACAAAGGAACCAAAAGAGACCAAAAAACGCATTCTTATTTGTGGTTATGGACTTGTAGGACAAAAAATATTTGACTTCTTAAAGGACTATGATATAGAGGTTTTTGGGATTGATTCAAATTATGAGAGAGTAGAGAAAGGAATCATACGGGGAGATAAAATCATTTATGGAAACATCACTGATAAAATGATTTTTAGAGAAGTTGAGATTCAAAAGGTTACTGCAGTAATTTTATGTATTGAATCGCCAGTAGAAATCGAAAAAGCTTGCAGACATATCCTAGCACTATCCAAATACACTAAAATCATTGTCCAAACACGCGATAATACACTTGAATCAGAACTCAAAGCAATGGGGCTTTATGGTGTCATCAACTCCACAATGGAAATTGCAACCATCCTTTCAAATCTTGCCATTGAAACTATCAAAGAAGAGGAAGAAAAACAAGGCGAATCCACTAAAGTGATTTAAAAAAAATCTTCAATTCACAAAGTGAGTTAGCAATAAATTAAATTAATCATGTATGCAATCTCACTTTGCAGTTCTATTGCTTATTTAAATCTTGCAAAAGGAGTCCACAGCCTAAAAAATACAAGAGAAAAGAAAATAGAGATAATGCGATTCATATCACCCAAATAGCATTTTATCAAACATAATAGCTAAAACAAACAAATACATCGCCAAAAGCGCGTATTTGTGTTTCTTAGAATCCACTTTACTTAAAGTCCAAATCCCAATCCTAACCCCAATCAAAGAAGCAATACCGACAATACAGCCTTGGATATAATCCACATAGCCATGCAATGCCAAAGAAGTAAATCCTGATACTGATGAGAAAATCACAAAAAATAGCGAAATAGGGACAATTTGCTTTGAGCTATATCCAAGGTAATACGCCAAAAGCGGTGCTAACATCATTCCTCCGCCAATTCCTAGCGAAATTGCGAAAACTCCAACCACACACCCACAACCCATTAAAAACAAAATTGACTTCCAACCTTCGCCCACTTTGCGTTCGCCACCATAAGCGTTAGTAAAGAAAAATCGCACAATACTATAAACAATAAAAAAACTAAAGATAATCTCTAAAATACTAGAAGGCACACTAGAAATAACTAGCCCACTAAAAGACGCCCCTATAAGCCCACCAATCCCAACATAAACACCATCTCTAAAATCTAAATTTTTCTTTTTATAATTCACATAAGAGCCATAAACAGAAGAAAAAATCATTTGCATAATGGAGATTCCAATGGCAATTTTAATATCATTTCTAAGTAAAATCATCATTGGAACAATAATCGCCCCACCGCCAATCCCAAAAAGCCCTGCTAGAATCCCTGCTAAAAGCCCCACTGCAAGCAATCCAGCTACACTCCAAAAGTCCAGTGTCAAAACTTCCATACTCAAACCTTTATTTAAAAACAATATTTTATTATAAAAATAAGCTAAAAATTGCTAAAATGGCAAAAAATTTGGAGAACTTAAAATCAAAGACGATATTAAAATTACACATTTCGTTCAGTCTGCTGGTTGAGCTGCAAAAGTGGGTCTGGAAGACCTCTCACATCTCTCTTGCAATCTCAAAAATAACAAGGATTCAAATATCCTTGTGGGTTTTAGCGGAAACGAAGATGCCGGAATCTATAAAATTAGCGATGAACTTGCGCTTGTGCAGAGTGCGGATTTTATCACACCGCTTGTCAATGATCCCTATACTTATGGGCAAATTGCAGCGGCAAATTCACTTAGCGATATTTATGCTATGGGTGGAGAGGTGAAAACTGCGCTAAATCTACTAATGTGGGATAGTTGCCACCTTGATTCACAAATGATTAGCGAAGTGCTTGAGGGTGGATTATCCAAAATCAAAGAAGCTGGGGGTGTGCTACTTGGCGGACATACGATAGGAGACAAGGAGCAAAAGTATGGGTTAAGCGTAACAGGAATCATTCATCCACAAAAAATATGGCGCAACAACACAGGACAAATTGGAGATTGCTTAATCCTTACCAAACCCATTGGAATGGGGATTTTAACAACAGCGCTTAAGGCAGATATGCTTGATTCTAAAGTGGAGCTAAAAATCTCTCAAATTATGGCAACACTTAACCAAAAAGCCACTAAAATAGCTTCTAAATACACTATTCACGCCTGCACAGATATTACAGGTTATGGGCTTTTGGGGCATTTATATGAGATGACAAATCCCAAAATCTCGATTAAGCTTTATTCAAACCAAATTCCTCTTTTACAAGAAGCCATAGAATTTGCCAAAATGGGAATCATCCCCGGAGGTAGCCACTCTAATCAAAAGGCAATCAATCCTTATTGCCATTTTGCACTTCCTTTGGATTCTTTGTATTTGGGATTGGAAATTTTACTTTTTGATGCACAAACTTCTGGTGGATTAGTCTTTGCCACCCCTTATAATCAAGCTCAAAGTTTGCTAAATGAATTAAAAAACGAAGGGATAGATTCAGCTCAAATTATTGGAGAAATCATACCTGCAAATGATTCCCCTATAAATATTGTCTAAGGCAGTTTTTTCACATTTCTGCTTGTTGCTTGAATCTACAAGCAGAAATCCCAAGTCTCGTATCTGCAAAACTACAAAGATAAATTTTTCTATCCATTTTTTGGATTATCTCCTTCAACTTTTTTGCTTTCCAAAATCTACCCAGCAATCCCTAAAACAACGCTTCATCCATCTCTTGTGGTATCTCTAGCTCCATAAGCTTCAAAACACTTGGGGCGATATTATTTAATCCGCCATTTTTGACTTCTTTTACACTTGGAGCAGAGACAAAACACCAAACTTCTCCTATGGTATGGTTTGTTAGAATCTCACCCTTATCATTTTGCATTTCTTCACAATTCCCATGATCGCTTGTCATCACAAAGGCATAATCTTTCTCTTTGGATTTCTCATAGATTCTACCGATCTCTCTATCCACTGCTTCAACCGCCCTAACTGCCGCTTCAAAAACCCCTGTGTGTCCCACCATATCGCCATTTGCAAAATTCACCACAATAAAATCATAATCCTCTTCCATCGCCTTTAATACCATATCGCCAACTTCCCTAGCACTCATTTCAGGCTTTTGATCATAAGTCTTTACCTTAGGAGAAGGGACTAAAACTCTCGTTTCATTAGGATATGGTTCTTCTATCCCACCATTGAAAAAGAAAGTTACATGAGCGTATTTCTCGGTTTCAGCTGTGTGAAATTGTCTTAAATTGTGGTTTGAAATCACTTCGGCAAGAGTGTTTGGAATGCTTTCTTTGGGGAATAAAATAGGAAAATTAAAGTTTTTATCATAAGGCGTCATAGTTACAAGCGGGATTGGTATCCATTTTTTACGCTCAAATCCGCTAAATTCTTCATTTCCAAGCGCACTGACAATCTCCCTTGCTCTATCGCTTCTGAAATTCACAAATATCAAGCCATCTCCCTTTTTGATTCCACTTGCATCAAAACTAGCAGGCTTGATAAATTCATCAAAAACTCCTTGATTATAGTGTTCTTGAATGTATTGCTTAGGCGATATGGTTTGCAGATTCTCCGCACAAACAATCACATTATACGCCTCTTCCACACGCTCCCAGCGATTATCCCTATCCATAGCATAGAATCGACCGCTAATGGAAGCAATTTTGATATTTTTATTTTGGATTCTACACTCCACTTCTTCTAAAAATTTCAAAGCAGTTTGTGGCAAGACATCCCGCCCATCTGTGATTAGATGCAGTAAAATCTCAAATCTCTCTTGCAATCCTTCAGCTAGGGTAAGAATATGCTCTAAATGCGAATGCACTCCACCATCACTCATTAATCCCACTAAATGAATCCGCTTACATTCCTTTAAAACTTCCAAAGCAGGATTGCCTAAAAGGCGACCCTCTTGAATAGCTTGGTTAATTTTCACCAAATCTTGATACAAGATTCTCCCACTTCCCATACACATATGCCCCACTTCAGAGTTTCCCATTTGCCCCTCTGGCAATCCCACAGAAAGCCCATAAGTTTTTATCATTCCATAAGGAACTTCCTTAAATAATCGATCATAATTAGGCTTCTTAGCCTCAAAAAATGCATTAAACTTCTCTTGCTTACTATAACCAATCCCATCTGTAATAACCAAAATTGTTTTCATAATTCATTCCATTCTTTTTAAAGTTTATTTAGATAGAATCCTATCCAATTTTTTTATAATTTTTAATTGAAGTTTGATGAATGTTGTATTATTTTTATGAATTTCTAAACATTAACCTGTTTCAATATATCACATTTCGCGCTGCCATTGCCTTTTTTGTTGCATTTTTGATGACTATTTTTTTAATGCCCTATTATATTTTATGGGCAAGTAGCAAAAAGGCTAATCAGCCCATCTCACAATTTGCACCCAAAAACCACCAACAAAAAGTCAATATTCCAACAATGGGCGGAATCGTTTTTGTTTTTTCTACCTTAATTGCAGCCTTGCTTTGTGCTAAACTCAATAATTCTTATGTGATTCTTGGAATCTTAAGTCTTATTTTATTTTCTAGCATTGGGATTTATGATGATTTCTCCAAAGTAATGCAAAAGAAAAATGCAGGAATGAGCGCACGGACAAAGTTTGCATTACAAGGATTAAGCGGACTTTTTATCGCATTGGGGCTTTATTTTTATGGAATGAATAGCCACCTTTATCTCCCTTTTTTAAAAAATCCCATTTGGGATTGGGGGATATTAAGCCTTTTATTTTGGGTGCTAGTTTTTGTTGCTACTAGCAACGCAGTCAATCTCACTGATGGCTTAGATGGATTAGTGGCAATTCCCTCCATTTATGCGCTTGTTTCTTTAGGAGTTTTTGTTTATGTTGCAGGTCATTCAGGGCTTAGTGCTTATCTTTTGTATCCTAAGATTCAAGAGAGTGGAGAAGTTGTGATTCTCTCTGCAGCACTCATTGGCGCTCTTATTGGATTTTTGTGGTATAACTGCCACCCTGCACAAGTTTTTATGGGCGATAGTGGAAGTCTCGCTATCGGTGGATTCATTGCTTATATGGCAATTATTTCAAAAAATGAAATTTTACTTTTTGTGATAGGATTTATCTTTGTTGTTGAAGCCCTATCCGTGCTCTTGCAAATTGGTAGCTACAAAACAAGGGGCAAAAAGCTCTTTTTAATGGCACCACTCCACCACCATTTTGAAGAAAAAGGCTTAAAAGAAAGTAAAATTATCGTGCGATTTTGGATTGTAGCTCTAATGAGTAACCTCATCGCACTTTTAACCCTCAAACTTCGCTAAAGGATATGAATGCTTTTTTTACTCGGATATGGCAAAACCAATCAAGCAATTGCTGATAAATTTAGCCCTTGCTACATTTTTGATGATAACTTTAAGGAAGTCTCTAAAGATTCTAAAGGCAACACGCTTTTGCCCTCAAACCAACTAAAAGATTATTTAGAAAAATACCCTAACGCACAAATTATCACAAGCCCAGGTATCCCTCCACAAAATCCGATGATAAAGCTTAGCCAACCCATTAGTGAATATGATTTTTTTGCCTCCACAATGCCCTTTAGCGTGTGGATTAGTGGAACCAATGGAAAAACCACTACCACGCAAATGCTAACCCACCTCCTCCAAAACAAAGGTGCTCTTAGTGGCGGAAATATTGGCACTCCCTTAGCTAATCTTAACCCAAAAGCTCCCCTTTGGATTTTAGAAACTAGCTCTTTTACAATCCATTACACCAATATAGCTAGACCCAATCTATACCTACTTTTACCCATAACCCAAGATCACATTAGCTGGCATGGCAATTATGAATCTTATATCGCAGACAAACTCAAACCTCTTTTGTCAATGAAAGACAAAGAAATAGCCATTATCCCCCAATCTTTGCAGTCTCATTCTTTTTGTCAAAAAACCCTAGCTAAACTTTTTTTCTACTCTGATTCTCAATCTTTAGCAAAGCAGTTCTTCCTAGATCTAAACAAAATTACCTTTAAAGAACCCTTTTTACTCGATGCCATTCTTGCTCTTAGTGCTACACGGATTCTCTTTAATGAGGTGGATTATGATTTGCTTAATAGTTTTAAAATCGGCGCTCATAAAATTGAAGAATTTTTTGATAGCCAAAATCGCCTTTGGGTTGATGATAGCAAAGGCACTAATCTTGATGCCACAATGGAGGCTATCAAACGCTATCAAAATAAAGCACTCCATTTGATTCTAGGAGGAGATGACAAAGGTGCAGATTTAACGCCACTTTTTAAATTGATAGAAAAATGTCAAATCACCCTTTATGCCATCGGATCAAATACCCAAAAAATAGCTCTTTTGGCTAAAGATCACCATATCCCTTGTTTTCCTTGCCACACCCTAGAAACTGCGGTGCAAAAAATCCACAAACACCACACACAACAAAGTGTCGCAATGCTTTCACCTGCTGCAGCAAGTTTAGATCAATTTAGCTCTTATAAAGAAAGGGGTGATAAATTTAAAGTCTATGTCCAATCTCTCTAAATTTTAATATTTGTTTTGCAAGCTTTCATTAATAAACTCTTCAAAACGCATTAAAATAGTATTGATAGGATGACTTTTTCGCTTCAAACTATAAAAATGT includes these proteins:
- the prfB gene encoding peptide chain release factor 2, encoding MDSYEYGELLKELEIKRQNIEKIMQPSQLQSRIEEIESLEQQKEFWEDSKKAGEYQKEKKRCLRQLEKYKEANLALSDAKELFELSSDDEETLNELFNEAPMLEEQIKKAEIEVMLSGELDSNNAIFTITPGAGGTESQDWASMLYRMYLRWAERRGFKVELLDYQEGDEAGIKDASFIIKGENAYGYTKVENGIHRLVRISPFDSNAKRHTSFASVQVTPEIDDNISIEIEEKDLRIDTYRASGAGGQHINKTESAIRITHIPTGIVVQCQNDRSQHKNKATALKMLKSKLYELEQQKRNEQIANDDKSEIGWGHQIRSYVLAPYQQVKDLRSNIAYSNVEAILDGDIDSILEGVLIHINSKSRD
- a CDS encoding flavodoxin — translated: MSKIGLFYGSDGGNTQRIAEKIAVNLREKHSKEVEIFDVAKASREDLKGFSNLILATPTYGSGELQNDWEEFLTTLSPLDFEGKVVAFVGLGDQDTYGDTFCDGVFEIYNRVSKNAKIIGKTSIEGYEYQESNSVIEGEFVGLILDENNQEDLTDTRIENWCDLIAGQFN
- a CDS encoding cation:proton antiporter, producing the protein MAVISGIILNKLKIPTIIGYIVTGVLTAYIFDFRVEDSNDLSEIAEMGIVFLMFMIGLDFSFKKMSSIKQEVFLFGGLQIGLSILVFFFICYSLFGFNFDTSIIVASAISLSSTAIVLKYLNEVNQTKTSYGIASVGILIFQDLAVIPILLMIKLLSSKDLAMSDLLLTTGISAFIVVLLLLLPGRFLAKIILRSSAKMKTDEIFVGTVFLIVLGSAFLSQSFGFSMTLGAFLSGMIISSTSYKYQVASVLVYFRDLLLGIFFITIGMQVDIIFLAKYFIIIILLVFLTLLAKTLIMFAFLSFFRGTKIAMKIALSLSQIGEFSFAIFLLASQHEILNLQLDGGILKHIFGTEFFASITPVEIHQFLTLMVIFSMIATPFILDNLDKCTAFALKAIKIPQKNPTTYMQEQQETKEPKETKKRILICGYGLVGQKIFDFLKDYDIEVFGIDSNYERVEKGIIRGDKIIYGNITDKMIFREVEIQKVTAVILCIESPVEIEKACRHILALSKYTKIIVQTRDNTLESELKAMGLYGVINSTMEIATILSNLAIETIKEEEEKQGESTKVI
- a CDS encoding sulfite exporter TauE/SafE family protein — protein: MEVLTLDFWSVAGLLAVGLLAGILAGLFGIGGGAIIVPMMILLRNDIKIAIGISIMQMIFSSVYGSYVNYKKKNLDFRDGVYVGIGGLIGASFSGLVISSVPSSILEIIFSFFIVYSIVRFFFTNAYGGERKVGEGWKSILFLMGCGCVVGVFAISLGIGGGMMLAPLLAYYLGYSSKQIVPISLFFVIFSSVSGFTSLALHGYVDYIQGCIVGIASLIGVRIGIWTLSKVDSKKHKYALLAMYLFVLAIMFDKMLFG
- the selD gene encoding selenide, water dikinase SelD — its product is MGLEDLSHLSCNLKNNKDSNILVGFSGNEDAGIYKISDELALVQSADFITPLVNDPYTYGQIAAANSLSDIYAMGGEVKTALNLLMWDSCHLDSQMISEVLEGGLSKIKEAGGVLLGGHTIGDKEQKYGLSVTGIIHPQKIWRNNTGQIGDCLILTKPIGMGILTTALKADMLDSKVELKISQIMATLNQKATKIASKYTIHACTDITGYGLLGHLYEMTNPKISIKLYSNQIPLLQEAIEFAKMGIIPGGSHSNQKAINPYCHFALPLDSLYLGLEILLFDAQTSGGLVFATPYNQAQSLLNELKNEGIDSAQIIGEIIPANDSPINIV
- the gpmI gene encoding 2,3-bisphosphoglycerate-independent phosphoglycerate mutase — its product is MKTILVITDGIGYSKQEKFNAFFEAKKPNYDRLFKEVPYGMIKTYGLSVGLPEGQMGNSEVGHMCMGSGRILYQDLVKINQAIQEGRLLGNPALEVLKECKRIHLVGLMSDGGVHSHLEHILTLAEGLQERFEILLHLITDGRDVLPQTALKFLEEVECRIQNKNIKIASISGRFYAMDRDNRWERVEEAYNVIVCAENLQTISPKQYIQEHYNQGVFDEFIKPASFDASGIKKGDGLIFVNFRSDRAREIVSALGNEEFSGFERKKWIPIPLVTMTPYDKNFNFPILFPKESIPNTLAEVISNHNLRQFHTAETEKYAHVTFFFNGGIEEPYPNETRVLVPSPKVKTYDQKPEMSAREVGDMVLKAMEEDYDFIVVNFANGDMVGHTGVFEAAVRAVEAVDREIGRIYEKSKEKDYAFVMTSDHGNCEEMQNDKGEILTNHTIGEVWCFVSAPSVKEVKNGGLNNIAPSVLKLMELEIPQEMDEALF
- the mraY gene encoding phospho-N-acetylmuramoyl-pentapeptide-transferase → MLYYFYEFLNINLFQYITFRAAIAFFVAFLMTIFLMPYYILWASSKKANQPISQFAPKNHQQKVNIPTMGGIVFVFSTLIAALLCAKLNNSYVILGILSLILFSSIGIYDDFSKVMQKKNAGMSARTKFALQGLSGLFIALGLYFYGMNSHLYLPFLKNPIWDWGILSLLFWVLVFVATSNAVNLTDGLDGLVAIPSIYALVSLGVFVYVAGHSGLSAYLLYPKIQESGEVVILSAALIGALIGFLWYNCHPAQVFMGDSGSLAIGGFIAYMAIISKNEILLFVIGFIFVVEALSVLLQIGSYKTRGKKLFLMAPLHHHFEEKGLKESKIIVRFWIVALMSNLIALLTLKLR
- the murD gene encoding UDP-N-acetylmuramoyl-L-alanine--D-glutamate ligase, whose translation is MLFLLGYGKTNQAIADKFSPCYIFDDNFKEVSKDSKGNTLLPSNQLKDYLEKYPNAQIITSPGIPPQNPMIKLSQPISEYDFFASTMPFSVWISGTNGKTTTTQMLTHLLQNKGALSGGNIGTPLANLNPKAPLWILETSSFTIHYTNIARPNLYLLLPITQDHISWHGNYESYIADKLKPLLSMKDKEIAIIPQSLQSHSFCQKTLAKLFFYSDSQSLAKQFFLDLNKITFKEPFLLDAILALSATRILFNEVDYDLLNSFKIGAHKIEEFFDSQNRLWVDDSKGTNLDATMEAIKRYQNKALHLILGGDDKGADLTPLFKLIEKCQITLYAIGSNTQKIALLAKDHHIPCFPCHTLETAVQKIHKHHTQQSVAMLSPAAASLDQFSSYKERGDKFKVYVQSL